One Pseudomonas muyukensis DNA segment encodes these proteins:
- a CDS encoding aldo/keto reductase, giving the protein MLYRPLGQSGLQVSALTLGSMMFGEQTSTEDALRIIDKAWDQGINFIDTADVYNAGRSEEIVGEAVARNRQDWIVASKAGYGPVDGLPNRSGLSRKHLFNAIEASLTRLGTDYLDIYYLHREDHNVPLAETVRAIGDLLAQGKIRYWGLSNFRGWRIAEVCNLAEQLGIAKPVVSQPLYNIVNRQAEPEQLTAAAYHGLGVVPFSPLARGVLSGKYAPGSTPDQGSRAGRQDKRIMEVEWRQESLAIAQKIHAYTEAKGVGIVEFAIAWVLNNRLVSSAIVGPRTEAQWDTYAGALTVKINAEDEAFIDSLVTPGHASTPGFNDVAHFVSGRLAR; this is encoded by the coding sequence ATGCTCTACCGCCCTCTCGGCCAGTCCGGCCTGCAGGTCTCGGCCCTCACCCTCGGCAGCATGATGTTCGGCGAGCAGACCAGCACCGAAGACGCTCTGCGCATCATCGACAAAGCCTGGGACCAGGGCATCAACTTCATCGACACCGCCGACGTCTACAACGCTGGGCGCTCCGAGGAGATCGTCGGCGAGGCGGTGGCCCGCAACCGCCAGGACTGGATCGTCGCCTCCAAGGCCGGCTACGGCCCGGTCGATGGCCTGCCAAACCGCAGCGGCCTGTCGCGCAAGCACCTGTTCAATGCCATCGAAGCCAGCCTCACGCGCCTGGGCACCGATTACCTGGACATCTACTACCTGCACCGCGAAGACCACAACGTACCGCTGGCCGAGACCGTGCGCGCCATCGGCGACCTGCTGGCCCAGGGCAAGATCCGCTACTGGGGCCTGTCCAACTTCCGTGGCTGGCGCATCGCCGAAGTCTGCAACCTGGCCGAGCAGCTCGGCATCGCCAAGCCAGTGGTCAGCCAGCCGCTGTACAACATCGTCAACCGCCAGGCCGAGCCCGAGCAACTGACCGCCGCCGCATACCACGGCCTGGGCGTGGTGCCCTTCAGCCCGCTGGCCCGTGGCGTGCTCAGCGGCAAGTACGCACCTGGCTCGACCCCCGACCAAGGCAGCCGCGCCGGGCGCCAGGACAAGCGCATCATGGAAGTGGAGTGGCGCCAGGAGTCGCTGGCCATCGCCCAGAAGATCCACGCCTACACCGAGGCCAAGGGGGTCGGCATCGTCGAATTCGCCATCGCCTGGGTGCTGAACAACCGCCTGGTCAGCTCGGCCATCGTCGGGCCGCGTACCGAGGCGCAGTGGGACACCTATGCCGGGGCGCTGACGGTGAAGATCAACGCCGAGGACGAGGCGTTCATCGATTCGCTGGTCACGCCGGGGCATGCGTCTACGCCAGGGTTCAACGACGTGGCGCATTTCGTCAGCGGGCGCCTGGCGCGTTGA
- a CDS encoding sigma-54 dependent transcriptional regulator — MLEPASHRRLLIVDPCDDCHRLLPGLRSVGWEVRSCTLDAALEQPCDVGLVRLQASHLRHPEAVKDLIKRSNTEWIAVLSAEELRLQNVGDFVCEWFFDFHTLPFDVSRVQVTLGRAFGMARLRGKGAVQVNEPAHELLGESRPLRELRKLLGKLAPTESPVLIRGESGTGKELVARTLHRQSQRHDRPFIAINCGAIPEHLIQSELFGHEKGAFTGAHQRKVGRIEAANGGTLFLDEIGDLPLELQANLLRFLQEKHIERVGGNQPIAVDVRVLAATHVDLEKAIGQGRFREDLYYRLNVLQVVTAPLRDRHGDLSMLASHFSQFYSQETGRRPRSFSEGALAAMGRHDWPGNVRELANRVRRGLVLAEGRQIEALDLGLQALPEQDQPLGTLEDYKHRAERQALCDVLNRHSDNLSIAAKVLGVSRPTFYRLLHKHQIR, encoded by the coding sequence ATGCTTGAACCTGCTTCCCACCGCCGCTTGCTGATCGTCGACCCGTGCGACGATTGCCACCGTTTGCTCCCGGGCTTGCGCAGCGTCGGCTGGGAGGTACGCAGCTGTACCCTCGATGCTGCCCTGGAGCAGCCGTGCGATGTGGGCCTGGTGCGTTTGCAGGCCTCGCACCTGCGCCATCCCGAAGCCGTCAAGGACCTGATCAAGCGCAGCAACACCGAATGGATCGCCGTGCTCAGCGCCGAAGAGCTGCGCTTGCAGAATGTTGGCGACTTTGTGTGCGAATGGTTTTTCGACTTCCATACCTTGCCGTTCGACGTGTCACGGGTGCAGGTCACCCTGGGGCGCGCGTTCGGCATGGCGCGCCTGCGCGGCAAGGGGGCCGTGCAGGTCAATGAGCCTGCGCATGAACTGCTGGGCGAGAGCCGGCCACTGCGCGAACTGCGCAAGCTGCTGGGCAAGCTGGCGCCCACCGAGTCGCCGGTGCTGATCCGCGGCGAGAGCGGCACGGGCAAGGAGTTGGTGGCGCGTACGCTGCATCGGCAGAGCCAGCGCCACGACAGGCCGTTCATCGCCATCAACTGTGGCGCCATCCCCGAGCACCTGATCCAGTCCGAGCTGTTCGGCCACGAGAAGGGCGCCTTCACCGGGGCGCACCAGCGCAAGGTGGGGCGCATCGAGGCGGCCAACGGCGGCACGCTGTTTCTCGACGAGATCGGCGATCTTCCCTTGGAGTTGCAGGCCAACTTGCTGCGTTTTCTTCAGGAGAAACACATCGAGCGGGTGGGCGGCAACCAGCCCATCGCGGTGGATGTCAGGGTGTTGGCGGCCACCCATGTGGACCTGGAAAAGGCGATCGGGCAAGGGCGCTTTCGCGAAGACCTGTATTACCGCCTCAATGTCCTGCAGGTGGTGACCGCGCCGCTGCGCGATCGGCATGGCGACCTGTCGATGCTGGCCAGCCACTTTTCGCAGTTCTACAGCCAGGAGACGGGCAGGCGCCCCCGCTCATTCAGTGAAGGCGCCCTGGCGGCCATGGGGCGGCACGACTGGCCAGGCAACGTGCGTGAGCTGGCCAATCGGGTCAGGCGTGGCCTGGTGCTGGCCGAAGGGCGCCAGATCGAAGCCCTGGACCTGGGCCTGCAGGCGCTGCCGGAGCAGGACCAACCCTTGGGCACCCTGGAGGACTACAAGCACCGGGCCGAGCGCCAGGCCTTGTGCGATGTATTGAATCGCCACAGCGACAACCTGAGCATCGCGGCGAAGGTGCTGGGGGTGTCCAGGCCGACGTTCTACCGCCTGCTGCACAAGCACCAGATCCGCTAG